GCGCGTTCCCAAACAGCTGGGAACCACCTCCATATCGACGGAAGTTGTCTAGTAGCGGTCGGGTAGTGCATCCTGAGGCGTCTGTTCGATCGAATTACCCAGGGCGGAGCCGTCTAGGTTCACGTGTCTCGAAAAAGAGTCGGAAGTGGCGATGACAACAGGATGTTTGTTTGTAGGCCCGCGGCCAGTTCGTGGAGATGAGGGTCCCTCCACAACCATCAACCACACGGACGGTGTTCATACAGCAACGCACGTGCGTCCCCATGGGGTAGATTGAGTTCGGGCAGGTCCAACGGTCGACCAGCGTTCTAGGGTCTTACGTGCCCTCGCCGATCATTGCTGTTGGCGTGCGCGACAATTTTCGCGGCACAGTCGAAGGTGATGTGTCAGCATATTCTGGTTGACACTTGGAATGCAGGAGTTTGAACAAAGGAAACAGAACAGCGATCAGATCTGGTAACAGGCTATCGCAGTCCTATATTCGCACCGCGAAACGCTATTCGGAAAAGTACCCGGACGGCAGCGGATGAAGATCGTCCGCACGGAACAGGAACTGACTCGAGGTCTTTACCAGGTTCATTGAGTTTTGTAGTTGACGGTACCTCGGTGCGTGGTGTCAGTGAATAAGCACTCGCGCAGCTCTATCTGTCATGGTTGCAGGCTTGCAGCTGCCGTACTACCTACGCTCCCGAATGGACGTCGTGCACACGACAGGTTATTTGCTAGACCTCGAACCCAAAGTCCGAGTCTGCTTAGCAAATTTGGACGAGCCAAAAGCAAGAACGAATTCTTTTTACTCGGTAGCATGTTAGTACAGTACAAGTGCGCACTCACCAACGCCACTCACATGACATCACATGACTATATAGTACATACAACACCAGTCCACGTCCATCCTGTACAGAAGATGTAGTCAACATTCCATCCTCATCCCCATCACACCAACCCAAGCATGCACTGCTAGAATCTTATAAGGAGAAGCTGTAAAGTCAGCATAtactgtttttagcgtaGCAGTAGCGTAGCAGTGGAAAGTCCGAGATGGGAGGTGTTGGAAAGGTTTAGCTAGATGAACATGGATTCGCACACAGGATGGTCATGGGTGCAATTGCAGAAGTAGCAAGCATTGTGTAGTTGCTCCGATGGGCCTTGTCTTGGTGGCGCTAAGGGATATGCTTTCATAGCACGCGTCTTGATTTCTGTGCTGACAGGGCCTGATCTTGAGACACGCGCGAGTTTAGTCAGCATGAAAAGGTCAATGATATACTGGCTGTTGAGAGTAAGTGTGATTATTTGCACAGAAAGCCGCTAAATCTTCCAGTATTCTACAGGCTCTAATCAGAAAGGACCTCCCCTGCGCATGCGTGGTGCACGGAAGGCCGACGACTGTCGACCTGGTCGCCGCTCTTCTCCAGCCTATGCTCGTGTCGTCGTGTGTATGGCAACCCACTCCAGTCCTGCTCGCTTAGTCGCGGAACTTCCTGTTCTCGTTCTCGCCGAAGAGGGTGACGCGGATGGAGGGCAGGGCGTCGGACTCGAGCAGCCGCAGACGCTCCTCGAGGGTGTTATTGATGTCGATGCGGCCGCCGGTACCAACGATCATGGCTCCGCCAGCTCTGCACGCGGTTAGCACGTTCAAGGTACAAGTGAGACACAGCCAACGTACGAGTCGGAGGGCAGAGGGTCGCTCTCGTCGATTGTGATGGCGACGTCCTTGTTGAGGGCGCTCTTGTACTCGGTCTGGGCCTCATCGATGGCCTTGTTTGCGACGTCATTGTCTGCCTTCCTGACCTTGATCTGCAGCTTGTCCTCGTTCAGGGCATAGGCGCCCTCGAGGATGAGGGCCTTGAGGATGGCCTGGTACTTCTTTTTGTCCTTGGAGACGTCGGCCAGCTTCTTGCCGGCGTCCTCGAACAGGCGGTCGAGCAGCTCCTGGCGGGCGGACAGGATGCGTAACCGGCTCTTGTTGGAGACGGTGGAGCGTGTGATTTGCTGGGACATGCTGGCCTGCTTGAACTTCTTCTCGTACGACGAGTCGATGGTGGACGTCTCTTGGCGCACGAGCTTGGACTTTTCGATAGCGAACTCCTCGTCGGCCTTGAGGCGGATCTCGTTTGCCTTTTCCATGGCCTCCTGGCGGATAAAGGCCGTCATCTTCTTGAGCTCGCCGGCGACCTGCGATTGGGGAGACGGGGTTAGCGGGAGCTGTGGACGTAGGTTGGTGGGGCGCTGTGCGGGCGGCCTACCTGGTCGTCGGAGAGGGCGTGGATTTGCGACATGGCGGGCGGCGGGGGTGTGGAGGACGTCGAGGGTGTGGGCGAAGTGCGAGGCGCAGAGGGTACGAGGGGTGGTGGAGGTGAAGGTGacggtggaggtggaggtgcaGTGGCTGCGTTGGCTGCGTTGGCGGTCGAGTTGGATGAAGCTTGGAAGATTGGCCGTCCGAGCGACGGGCAGCGATGATGCACCCTCAACACCCTAGCGCCTGAAAGAGGCTAGGCCTCAGATTGAATGCGGAACAAGGCGACGGGCGACCATAGGATTGCGACGGTTTCGCATACAAGCTGGCTGTTTCCTTGTTGGACGCGACACAGGGGGCATTCGCTATATAGTGCACGACTCTGCTGCTCGGGGAGGCTGTTGTTACAAGCTCTGCTCGCCTGCTCTCCCGCCGCCACTACGTGACCGCCACCACATCACCGCCACTACATCACCGCCACTACATCACCGCCACTACATCACCGCTACCACCTGACCCCTGCTCAGCCTACCCCGGCCACTCGATCAGCGTGACGTTTGCCCGTCACCACCGAACACACATAGACATACAGTGCATACACCCAGCATATACAGCACAACAGCACACCCagcacacccacacccagcATGCACGCGCGGTCGAGGTAGCAGAGTCCTCCCCGCCCACCCACCTCACCATGGTCGAGCTCTCGCCGGGCGCCAGCGTTGCGGTAAGTCTCCCCATGCAGCGCCCCGTGCATGCGCCCAGGAGCTCACACTGCTCGCACAGCTtggcgtcgtcgtcggcctCCTGTCCACCAGCATCCAGAGCGTCGGCCTGACGCTGCAGCGCAAGTCGCACCTGCTCGAGGAGGAAAAGGAGGACGACTATGACCGCCGCCCGCCCTACAAGCGCCGCCGCTGGCAGCTGGGCATGCTCATGTTCATCGTCGCCAACGTCGTCGGCAGCACCATCCAGATCACCACCCTGCCGCTGCCCGTCCTCTCCACCCTGCAGGCCTCGGGCCTCGTCTTCAACTCGATATGCGCCTCCATCATCCTCCACGAGCCCTTCACCCGCTACTCCTTGATCGGCACCGTGCTCGTCGCCGCCGGGGCCCTCCTCATCGCCCTCTTCGGCGCCATCGCCGAGCCCTCGCACAACCTCGACCAGTTGCTGGCCCTCCTCGCCCGCCGCCACTTCATCATGTGGATGGTGGCGACCGCCCTCATCGTCGTCTTCCTGCTGGCCGCCAATGCCACCCTCTACCGCATCTACCCGCGCGCCACCCCCCGTCTGCGTCTGATTCGAGGCTTGTTCTACGGCTGCGTCAGCGGCATCCTCTCCGCCCACTCGCTGTTGATTGCAAAGAGCGCCGTGGAGCTGCTGGTGCGCACCATTGTCGATCGCCACAACCAGTTCGATCGCTGGCAGTCCTGGATGATCCTGATAGGACTCGTCGCCTTCGCCCTGACCCAACTCTACTACATGCACTGTGGACTGAAGCTCGTCAGCACGAGCGTGCTGTACCCTCTCGTTTTTTGTGTCTACAACATCATCGCCATCATAGACGGCCTGATCTACTTCCATCAGAGCGAACGACTATCGAGTCTGCATGCCGGCCTGATTGCCCTGGGCACGGTGGTACTCCTGGCAGGCGTCGTGTGCCTGAGCTGGAGGCTGGAAGAGAACGAAGAAGAACCTACGTCGCCTGTTTCGACAAAGCACCCCGGGCACGTTCCCATGCCGCAATCCTCCCTCGAGCCTGGTCTGGGTCTCTTACACGCTCACATAGTGGACGAGCCAGATGCTCCGTTGGACATTGAACAAGCGACGCCAGGCATCCATGGATCGGCGATGGAGCAAGCAAAGCGCAGGTCTGTCGACGAAAGGACACCATTGCTAGCACGAGCAACAACCGGACCTGCACACACCGCAACATCTCGATCGAAACAGAGCCCGGCATCGGAAGCGAACATGCGCAGCCCACGACCGAGCCCCAGACTGCCACGGAGACGAAGGATGACCCTCTCTGAGGAGACGAACGAGATCTGGGACGAGTTGAACGACAGAGATTCGTTACCATCACCAATCCGCCGGTCAGTCGAGTCAGATCGTCGCCCACGAGCAGGCACACTCCCTCGACAAAGACAAAACACACAATCAGCATGGCTGGACCAGATGCGGCGGCGCTCTTGGTTCGATGGTATTAGCGCAGGCTCACAACGGAGTCGCAGTGCATCGCAGAGCAAGAAGCGAGCGGACAGCTCCTCCGCACTTCTTGACCACCCTGATCCAGAAGACGACGACCACTCTGACTCAGACCTCGTCACGCATAGGAGCGGTACCTGGGGGTTTGGAGGAGGGACGCGCAGCACACACGATGGGCCTGGTGATTGGCTGAAGCTGCGATGGTGGAGGAAGCGGTTGCAGGGTGAGACGGACGACGAGTACGAAACTTCCAGGAGTAGAGGTGCATGATATCCCGATATGACCCAAGAATTTGAATAGACGAATTACACATACAGTTTTTACAGACGTTGTCTAAGCATGCGCCCGCTGATATCTGACATTCCGCTCTCATCTTAGAGATCGCCGTAGCTCGTACCCTGGCGaattataggtgtttacgAAAGACCTTCTACACCTTGTGACAGAAGTATCAGCAGCTTATTGATTCTTGAAGAGTATGACTAAGTTAGATATCTATAAGGTTTctactatagatatatattagtaaaagaagaaagtttTATAAAGAGTGAATTTTCTTTTTCTGCATGTAAAGGTGCACTTAATGTAAAGGTTGTTATCCTTTGATAAGGGCGCTCAATCTTATTGTTAAATAAGAATACGCAGGCAGTATATGAACTACAGTCCTAATCCTAAGTCACGGGGTGTAAATGGTCTTTCGTCAACAACCCATAGCGTGTGGGGGCGTACATTCAAGCGGCGCACCAAAGACAACCTGCATCGTGCACCTCTATGGACGTTGACGCACCATCGCCAGCCAACACCTCAGTCTTCTCGGAACCCGTTGATGAGACTTGCATCCGTCTCCTCCGCTTCTCGCAGCCTGAAGATGGCGTCTTCGTTGGTAAACTGCAGACGTTTCCCCTTGCCGGCGCTCCACACTACTACACAGCCAGCTATGTGTGGGGTGAGCGTACGCATCGAGGAACGAGCATCAACCTGAAGACGGGGGCATTGCCAGTACTTAGCAGTCTCACCCCGTTCCTGCACATGGTCACTCGTCATGGCGACTTCAAGCCCCTGGACTGGTGGTGGATCGATTCTCTGTGCATCAATTTGGACGACAGTCATGAGCGCGGGAAGCAGGTGCGCATCATGGCAGACATCTACAAGCGAGCAAAAAGAGCGGTCATCTGGCTGGgcgaagagaaagaagatgGCAGCAACTGCACAAATGCCATCGACTTTCTACACTATCTGTCCAGCTTGCAAATTGCATTCAACGGCGACGACCACGCCATGCGCAGCAACCTCGAGAACCCCGAGTTCACTGAGAAGTGCGCTGCTGTTAGCAATCTGCTTGCCAGGCCCTGGTGGACACGTGTCTGGACGCTGCAAGAGTTCGTCCTCCCCAAAGAAGCCAAGCTGTATTGCGGCATGGCGAGCATCAGTCGTGGAAGGTTCAAAAGTGGAATCTACAGCATTTTCCTTTGCAGCACCATCAGCAACGAGTTCGAGCACGAGCTTGTCCCTCGCAAGCTGTTTGATGGGGCGTTCAACCGCCGTCGCATCCATCAGTGGCATACCAAACCAGCCTCGACTGGCATCAATTTGATCGCTATCATGGCGTATTTGGGCAATCACTCCGCAACTGACAGCAGAGATCGCATATACTCCGTTCTTGGCCTAATTACCGAACAAGATCGAGATCTCATTGGACCTGCTGAATACTCCACTAACATCGAGCAACAATTCGCGAAGCTTGTTCGCTCGTTCTGGACCACACATGGCTCTCTAGATATTATTTGCTTTGCGCACCTGTTCAGCCGACATGCTGCAGCTAGCGACCCAGGACCTGTCCGTGCAGTGCCAACCTGGGCCCCAGACTGGAGGACTACAATCGACTTCGCATCTCCTGTGCCGCTCATGGCAAGCCAAAGTGCAAGCGAACACATCGGTAATTTCAGACCGTTGCGTTCGACCCGCTGGAAAGCAATCTATGACGCTCCGGGATCGCAATTAAGGAGGAAAGCGGACGTTACGTTCTCTGAGAGTTTGAAGGAACTCTGTTGTAACGGTGTTGTACTGGACATCGTACACGGACTTGGTGGACTAGACACGCAAGAATTACGGTGCCAAAGCTTCGTCTGTAACGAGTCTGGGCATAATCTCACGCAGTCTGGGGAAGAACAGCGTAGCGCTCCAAGAGCCACAATGCAGCCTATGGACTGGCTCGAAGCTGTCGCACGCTCCCTAGTCGTCGACCGGCAGGACAAATACTTGTGCTTTCAAGCACCGGTGCACTACGTCACCGACTTCCTCTTTCTCTGCCATGCCTGCATCGACGGCGACCCGGTTGACTGGAGTTTCTTGACGTGGTTTGAGCACaacaggcagctaaggaTCGGCAGCACCACCCTGCAAGGGCTTGTCAACCTGGTCCGTTCCGAGGTCACGTCGCCACCCCCGACATTGCATCGACCTCCTTCGCACCCTATGCACCGACTGAACGACAAACCAGACACGTTCTTGTCCCGCTTTCATGATACGGTGCGAAAGAAGGCACGTAGATTGATGATCACCGAGCAAGGTTACCTTGGTATGGCGCCGTGTCGTGCAAGACCTGGCGACGTCGTGGCCATTCTATACGGGTGCAGCATTCCGCTTGTTCTGAGAAAACACTTGCTGCAAGACGCATGGCAGGTTGTTGGTGAAGGCTACGTGCATGGCTACATGAACGGGGAAGTTGCAGCTTTAGTTAAGAGAGGGACAAAAGCTACACAGAGACTAAGACTCATATGAAAAGCAGACATCAGCATGCGTAGATTCCAGAGGGTGGACACACGTGTGACAACATTCGTACTGAGTATCACGGCACCCGCAAAACTGTTAGTCCTCTAATTTGCACTCATCGTTTCTATCCAAGACCACCGCCTCGAGTTGAGGTCGTAAACCCAGAGCTCTTCACACAACCACCAGTGATTTGAACAGCTCGATAAAAATCAACCAGGCCAATGAGTTCTCGGGGCCGACTCTAACGCCTAGCCTCCAACTCACTTTGAGAATCAGAACCCGCAGAAACGCGGAGACTAAGCTTGAACTTAGCAGCTGGCCCAAGTGACAGCCACAGCGGATGCGGCCGACAACCAGCATACAATTTCTACCTTTGAGCCTTCAAGACAGGTAGCACTGAAAGACATCGAACCGGACCTGGGCTCCTTCGTGCATTCAATAGAGCGTCCCTGCCGACACAGCCATCCGTCCGCAAAACCAACGCTCGGTAACCCTAGGTTTGCTGAGATTCCGCGCCTCCGGTTCTGGACTTTTCACACGCGAGTCGACGTCGTCAACCTCATCCTCTTCAGCGAGTGGGCCCATTCGGTAATAACTTCTGTCGTAGTCTATAGCAATGCCACATCGCCCACGCAAAAAAGGGTTGAATCGCGATATTCCGCACAGCAGAGACTCATCGCCTTATGTGAGGTTGAAGCATTCAATACACGGAAGTGTGTAGAGCGGACATACTGCATCCTTGAGGCGCGGTATGGATTGATGTTGGACCTCTTCTACATCCTGCTCATCAAGCGCAGAGACCAGAAACAGGGGTGTGCTGGGCCAAGGGCGGTATTCCAGAAAGTTGTTCTGCAGCGGCAGGTTAGGTGAGGGGGTTCGCGTTGAGGTGGCGTAGAGACTGTGCTCTCTTTGCCGTGAGCTAATATTAGTCTGGTGTGTGCTGTATAGAGGAGATACGTTACGATACTAGCATACTTTCTTTCTTACAACACGATTAGTCGAGCAGGCTGCACGTTCTATTTGTAACTCACAATATCATCATTATCCTCATTTTCATCCTCGAATAGCTACACTCTGCAAGTATAGTCACGTCCGCTCCAGTCTAATCAAGTCCAGCACTTCTTAATCACAGCACACCACGCTCAGCCACGCTCAACCACGCAATCCCCGCTGCTTTGGTTTGCTCGAGTAGGCTTCTTACTGAGACAAATTGCTCGCTAGAATCGACTTCTCAATGGCGACAGGACGGTCAATTATAAACAGGTGTAGCCTGTAGCATCGAGGAGCTAGATAAAAGACAGAGGGGCCGCGTATAGAAGGACGCAATTACAACGCACGCATCTTCCAGAATTGTACTAATCATGTTCCCGTCTTCGTCGTGACGGAGTGACGTTTCCTATAGTCCAAGACTCAGAGTAAGTTAAGGTCGCTCGCTGTTCGTCGGCGATATTGCCTGCAGTCTGCAAGACAGCGTGAGGTTGAGGTTGCTTGTTGTTCGTGGGCGGCGTTGCGTGCCGGAATGTGGAAGGATGGCTCGACGGCTTGATTAACGACTAAACACCCCTAGGAAAAGCGGGGTAGGCAACAGTTCCTGCGTAACCACGCGTACAGATAGATGTAAGATGAACTGCCGGCGATGAGCGAAGCTAAGGGTGCGACTGGGATGAGGACTGCTTTTTGTCGGTGTATAGTGATCACAGGAAAGCTTGGTGAAGGAGGAAGAGTCGCCTTTTGCAGCGGCGCACTTCAGCCGCACGCTTTACTTTGTACGGCCGCAGCCTGATATTACTTAGAACCAAATTTATTCTATTGATACATCGTTTCCAGTCGAAAGACCTATCCTCGTCAGTCATCACCATGCCACCTATGACCCCTTTCCCTTCTTTTCCAGCATTTTTCCAAGCTTGTCCAACCCACCCAGCCCCTGGTAACTTCCATCTGTGAGATAGTCCGGCAGAATGCTGTCCATCTTACTAATCGTCTGAATGGTCCCCGCCGCTCCACCCCTCCAGATCTGCGGCGGCGGACTATCTGGATTCTTCATCAGATCCTTGACCACGTTCTTCGCCCAGGCCTTCCTATCCTCTGCATACGCCTCCGTGGTCTCCCCAGTGACGACTCTCAGAACCTCGTCCTTGATTGGCTGGTAGGGTGAGTCCTCTGGTAGGTCGTAGGGGTTACTTTTGTTCTCGCCAAAGTTTGATTCCAGAGAGCCGGTTTTGAGATCGACGACTTTGACGCCCAGAGGCTCAAGCTCTACGCGTTGTATGTCGTTGAACATGGCCATTGCAGCTTTGGAAGCTGAGTAGGCCGAATGGTAGGGCGTACGTAGGACGCTGGAGATGCTGGTGTTGTTTACGATCACGCTTTTTCTTCCTTTCTTGCCTGGCTCGGCGTTGGCGAGGAGTAGAGGCAGGAAAGCTTGTGTCGTAGCGACAAACCCCCATACGTTTATATCGAAGAGCTGCTTGGCAGCGGCGAGGTCGAGATGCAGGAACGGCTGGTAGTGACCGCCGCCGACTGAGTTGATGAGCATGTCCAACTTGCCCTTGGTCAGTTGTGAAATCTCTTCCACAATGGAATTGATTGAATCCGAGGAGGTCACGTCTAGGGAGAGTGTTGTGATGCCTGCAGAGGATAGTGAAGTCATTTTGGATGTATCTCGTGCTGCTGCGAAGACCTGCAGGTCGCCATGGTTGTGCAGagcgagtgcgagtgcggaACCGAGCGAATCGTCGGAGCAGCCTGTTACCAGCACGGTGCGTTTCGCAAAAGACATGCTTGTGTCCAGATTGTAATTTAGATGTTTGCCTAACGTGGGGATTGCGACAAGCGCACGAACCACATGTTGTCGATGAAAGTACCGCGAGGTCATGACGTTTCTTCCAGTCTTACCAAGAGCGTCTTTCGGTTACGTATTAGCAACGGCAGGGACCGTCTTCTGAACTCGCGCTTGGAAAACAGCTACTTCCGTCAAGTAATCAAGTCATGTCCTAATCATCTGTCTTGTTTACCTTTATTGCCTCCAGAACTCAGCACTTCATATGGCACGACGCGTGCGTGCATTGCGACTCAAATGTGAGCCTGGCGCCAGCGTTACCAACCATTTTGTACAGGACTTCAGTCACGCAATGCTTGCAATGGCATCAATTGAAGCAGTCGGGCAGCATTGTGCGCGCCTCTTTGCTGACGTGCAGTTACCGGAGGGACTGATGGTCCGAATTTGCGACCTACAAAAGGTGCAGCGCGGCTGAATAACCACCTACCTCAACTTCAAACGCTATGCCGAGGAAGTATGTGTACAAGAAGACGGCGCGGCCTCCGATTTGGTTTGCGCACGACGCTTCCTGAGACTCGCTTGACAACAGAGCTGGAAGCACAATGGACACCTACCGCGCCGCAGTGAAATCGTTCAAACAGGTGCTGCAGCGCAAGAAACTCCCCGAACCCGCTCTCCCGTCTTCACTCTACTCGCCCCTCGATCCGAGTGAGCCCAGCTTTCGGCTCCTTCTGTTGTTGCCAAGGAGCGATAACCAGTCTCACCAAGTCCAATGCGAGCTGATAAATGTTCCCCTGATTGATCCTAGACAATACGTCGCTTGTTCATATGTCTGGGGGCCTTTAGAACCGACCTCAGCCATAATCGTCAATCGACATGAGTTTTTCGTCCGCCAAAATTTGGCAGAAATGTTGTGTGCCCGCCGCCGTAAAAGAGGAAGGCCAGTGGTCCTGTGGGTCGATGCGATTTGTATCAACCAGCAAGATCTTGCAGAGAGAAGCAGTCAAGTCGCCATGATGGATCGAATCTTTCGCAGTGCTGAGGCTGTTCACTGCTGGCTTGGCGCAAGCCCTTCTCTCGCTACGTCGTTGGCTCAGGTCGGGAAGAAAAGCAATCGCGGATCAAATGAGCAGGAGTTTGAGGCAGTCCTGAGAAAGAAAGATGATGCGATGGGAGTTCTTGCACGATGCGAGTATTGGACGCGGATGTGGATCGTTCAGGAGTTTTTGCTGGCGCGAAGCATCATTCTCGTAGCTGGACCGGTTCAGATTCCTTTCCAACTGATGGATGTTACCATTGCTGAGTTGGCCAACGCCGAACATCGACAATGGGAGAATGTCGAGGCAGGCATCGCCGCGCGAATCCTCCAGCTGCGCCGCATGCGGAACGATCGCTTTGGTCGCGACTTCGAGGGCCTCTTCGAGGCATTCAATTCAATGCGATGCGCTGTGCCGCGCGACCGAATGTTCTCCTTGCTGGGAATTCTGCAACCCAAGGAAGCGAAGATGCTACGTCGGCTGGTAGACTACGAAGCAGACATCTGGCATGTACGCAATCGGATTCTGGAGTCAGGCCTCGTAAGAGACTACTTGTGGTTTATGCAGCACTTCGCAATCAGCGTAGCGCTGAGCGAGCCCGATCCCACCACGACAGAGCAGGTCTCTCTGCCTTTCTACCCTTGCCTGCAGACGGTCGAACACGCGGTACACGACGATTCCGGCACTCGCCGTCCACCATTCGAGGGTCCGTGGCATTTCCACTCGTGCTTACCTTGCCATCGGGGAAGGTGGTTACAGGATATGTACATCCCCTGCCGTTGGTTGCAGTACATGTCGTGCTCCTACGACCTGATACGCATATCGGGCGCATGGCACAGCAACTTCCAACTCCACGGATGCGCACTGATACCACTCTGCGGCGCAGACTGCAGGCGGGAATGCCAGGGCCACGCCATTGCAGGCGTTGCGCTCATCTTGGAAGACTACTCCCCCTTAGACCAGAACCCAATCGAGCCTGTATTCGGCTGGGCGCAGACGCTTGTACGTGGTCCGGCTGCCTACGATTCCAACTGGGACTTTGCCTTTGCAGATATACGACATGCGACGACGGTGGCGGACGCGCTGGAACCAGCCACCTCGTCGATCACGGTGGTTCGCGTCAGCAAATCCAAATACAGCACTATGCACATGCGTACCAGCGCAAAGGCTTTCGTGCAGCTATGCGACTTTTTCAGCAAACTCGATCGGTCGTACCGGCTGGAGCCGCGTCCTTTACTACCACCTAGAAGTGCCGTATCACCAGCAGCGTCAGCAGAGATGATTATCGGAGCATACATACCATCTCCTGGTGCTGGAGGGTCTTTGTTTCGCCCTTGATAACAACATACAGCGAACTGAACACTGCCTGTTTTTGATTTCGACATGCTGCACCTACCCGCGTTACACAGTTGCGCAGGACGGGTTTAGATGCTCTGCTGGTATGTGCTGTTCAGCGGGTAAGAGTTTAGTCTAGACGTGTAGAGAGGAGGTAGGATGTGTGTAGACTGCAAACACTCCATCGAGCTACTTTTGCAACTCCAATCCTCTCTATCTTCTCTTCTACTCTAGCCGATGATGAATAAAGCTGTAATAAGTAGGACTATTTTCATTCCATCTCCTTACAGACACACACAAATTAACAAttcaacacaacacaacacaacacaacacaacacaacacaacacaacacaacacaacccTCCCACCCTTCTTCACCCCGCCGCCGATTCCAAGGTGGTTCGCTGCTCAATGTGCCAGTTGACCATGAGTAGGCAGGGTGGAATCTACATAAGCGTAGACGTACACAT
Above is a genomic segment from Ascochyta rabiei chromosome 10, complete sequence containing:
- a CDS encoding V-ATPase V1 sector subunit E; protein product: MSQIHALSDDQVAGELKKMTAFIRQEAMEKANEIRLKADEEFAIEKSKLVRQETSTIDSSYEKKFKQASMSQQITRSTVSNKSRLRILSARQELLDRLFEDAGKKLADVSKDKKKYQAILKALILEGAYALNEDKLQIKVRKADNDVANKAIDEAQTEYKSALNKDVAITIDESDPLPSDSAGGAMIVGTGGRIDINNTLEERLRLLESDALPSIRVTLFGENENRKFRD
- a CDS encoding Amidase — translated: MTSRYFHRQHVVRALVAIPTLGKHLNYNLDTSMSFAKRTVLVTGCSDDSLGSALALALHNHGDLQVFAAARDTSKMTSLSSAGITTLSLDVTSSDSINSIVEEISQLTKGKLDMLINSVGGGHYQPFLHLDLAAAKQLFDINVWGFVATTQAFLPLLLANAEPGKKGRKSVIVNNTSISSVLRTPYHSAYSASKAAMAMFNDIQRVELEPLGVKVVDLKTGSLESNFGENKSNPYDLPEDSPYQPIKDEVLRVVTGETTEAYAEDRKAWAKNVVKDLMKNPDSPPPQIWRGGAAGTIQTISKMDSILPDYLTDGSYQGLGGLDKLGKMLEKKGKGS